Proteins encoded by one window of Lates calcarifer isolate ASB-BC8 linkage group LG5, TLL_Latcal_v3, whole genome shotgun sequence:
- the LOC108887189 gene encoding beta-1,3-galactosyltransferase 2 isoform X1, producing MASTESIVRVRVLCRRPFLLTAGGFRRVLKAEVGLLLSMLFASPLKSRRFLRLFSAQITASHQQLVESSHHQKKPLFHIWFKFLLLLCLVLFGLGYTLSSSSVSMWQTFPLYEHYYRIFNWTSKVNAPPSYYVHPKHRVKQNEIHENMQPLSILPTVAPSGTQYHQGYPRNYHFIMDNPEVCKTNTPFLVLMVPVAPNNREARDAIRQTWGKDTVVQGEVVLTLFMLGLPGGADAGQQKEKLNQENLEHHDLIQSDFMDTYLNLTIKTMVIMDWLATRCPTAAYAMKIDSDMFLNIDNLVTMLQKPGIPKLNYLTGMLMWNRPVVRTKSSKWYVSEELYPDPTYPTYTLGMGYVFSNDLPEKFVQVSKSIKPFNIEDAYIGMCMKKLGLAPTSPPNPSQFKAYNTKYNRCEYSKVITYILGSSQELIKYWTDLKKPEPPC from the exons ATGGCGTCCACGGAGTCCATTGTCCGTGTCAGGGTTCTCTGTCGTCGGCCGTTCCTGCTGACTGCCGGCGGCTTCAGACGCGTCCTCAAGGCGGAGGTCGGCCTCCTTCTGTCCATGCTGTTCGCCTCCCCGCTGAAATCACGGCGATTCTTGAGGTTGTTCTCCGCTCAGATCACCGCTTCACATCA ACAACTTGTCGAGAGTTCACATCATCAGAAGAAGCCTTTGTTTCATATTTGGTTCAAGTTCCTGCTCCTGCTTTGTCTCGTACTCTTTGGCTTGGGTTATACTCTGTCAAGCAGCTCTGTGTCAATGTGGCAGACGTTTCCACTCTATGAGCACTACTACAGGATTTTCAATTGGACCAGTAAAGTTAACGCTCCTCCTTCTTATTACGTTCATCCAAAACACAGggttaaacaaaatgaaatccaTGAAAACATGCAACCACTTTCTATACTACCTACTGTAGCACCTTCAGGTACTCAGTACCACCAAGGCTACCCACGCAACTACCACTTTATTATGGATAACCCAGAGGTGTGTAAAACCAACACCCCTTTCCTGGTCCTGATGGTTCCAGTCGCACCAAATAACAGGGAAGCTCGGGACGCCATCAGGCAGACATGGGGCAAAGACACTGTGGTTCAGGGCGAGGTGGTGCTCACTCTGTTCATGCTGGGCCTCCCTGGAGGAGCTGATGCTGGGCAGCAAAAGGAGAAGCTCAACCAGGAGAATCTTGAGCACCACGATCTGATCCAGAGTGACTTCATGGACACTTACCTCAATCTGACCATCAAAACCATGGTGATCATGGACTGGCTGGCAACCCGCTGCCCTACAGCAGCATACGCCATGAAGATTGATTCTGACATGTTCTTGAACATTGACAATCTGGTCACTATGCTGCAGAAGCCAGGCATTCCTAAGCTGAACTACCTGACAGGGATGCTTATGTGGAACAGGCCGGTTGTCCGTACAAAGAGCTCTAAGTGGTATGTCTCTGAGGAGTTGTACCCAGATCCCACGTACCCGACCTACACTCTCGGCATGGGATATGTCTTCTCCAATGATCTCCCAGAGAAATTTGTGCAGGTCTCAAAATCAATCAAACCCTTTAATATAGAGGATGCTTATATTGGAATGTGCATGAAAAAGTTGGGACTTGCACCAACATCACCGCCAAATCCCTCCCAGTTCAAGGCTTATAACACCAAATACAATCGCTGTGAATACTCCAAGGTCATCACCTACATTCTTGGTTCTTCACAAGAGTTGATAAAATACTGGACAGACTTGAAGAAGCCTGAACCACCTTGTTAG
- the LOC108887186 gene encoding zinc finger protein GLIS2 isoform X2 gives MDLSLSPSSRHTSSLSPSPSSPSSPSPSSPLESPHSSSSPQPHLFSREAARHQGVEGGASPQGYPFYLPIGSPPRGYSFPSSMFIGQNREKQVSPEPSLDGQLACRWMKCHLLFDSLQDLVDHINDFHVKPEKDSGYCCQWEGCARNGRGFNARYKMLIHIRTHTNEKPHHCPTCNKSFSRLENLKIHTRSHTGEKPYICPYEGCSKRYSNSSDRFKHTRTHYVDKPYYCKMAGCLKRYTDPSSLRKHIKAHGHFVAQEQGAPSRLGSGLGVPGHQSVAELPSVGGAHIIIPGAAAALLGGLGTSLPLSAFCHARAMGHHGAPLFSVGGGSGMGPLGLSDSPLLHFGLSAASMLGLGALGGLRRMAGKEMEGEEEEEEGEEGEVLNLSAGVVPPRRSDPLSWVVVPPRALLLKPAVVS, from the exons ATGGACCTCAGCCTGTCCCCCTCCTCCCGccacacctcctccctctccccatctccttcctccccctcttccccctctccttcctcgccCCTGGAATCccctcacagcagcagcagccctcaGCCACATCTGTTCTCCAGG GAGGCAGCTCGTCATCAAGGTGTGGAGGGCGGAGCTTCCCCGCAGGGTTATCCGTTTTATCTGCCGATCGGAAGCCCACCGAGGGGCTACAGCTTCCCCTCCTCCATGTTCATCGGgcagaacagagaaaagcaagTTTCACCAGAGCCCTCACTGGACGGTCAGCTGGCCTGCCGCTGGATGAAG TGCCACCTGCTGTTCGACTCGCTGCAGGACTTGGTGGACCACATCAATGACTTCCACGTCAAACCTGAAAAGGATTCTGGGTACTGCTGCCAGTGGGAGGGCTGTGCTCGAAACGGGAGGGGCTTCAATGCCAG ATATAAAATGCTGATTCACATCCGCACACATACCAATGAAAAGCCGCACCATTGTCCTACCTGTAACAAGAGCTTCTCACGTCTGGAGAACCTGAAGATACACACCCGctcacacacag GAGAAAAACCCTACATCTGCCCGTATGAAGGCTGCAGCAAACGTTACTCCAACTCTAGCGACCGCTTCAAACACACCCGCACCCACTATGTTGACAAGCCTTACTACTGCAAGATGGCAGGCTGCCTGAAGCGCTACACAGATCCCAGCTCCCTACGCAAGCACATCAAAGCCCATGGGCACTTTGTTGCCCAGGAACAAGGTGCTCCGAGCAGGCTGGGGTCGGGGCTGGGCGTCCCCGGGCACCAGAGCGTCGCTGAACTTCCCTCTGTAGGCGGAGCCCACATTATCAtacctggagctgctgcagctcttcttGGGGGTCTTGGgacctctctgcctctttctgctTTCTGCCACGCCAGAGCTATGGGGCACCATGGGGCACCACTCTTTTCTGTTGGAGGCGGCAGCGGCATGGGGCCCCTAGGTCTCTCGGACTCCCCTCTGTTACACTTTGGACTTTCAGCTGCTTCGATGTTAGGGCTGGGAGCTCTGGGAGGTTTGCGGCGGATGGCGGGAAAGGAGATGGAAggcgaagaagaagaagaggaaggagaggagggggaggtgcTGAACCTGTCTGCAGGGGTGGTGCCGCCCAGACGCAGTGACCCTTTGTCCTGGGTGGTTGTTCCCCCGAGGGCGCTCCTCCTCAAACCAGCTGTTGTCAGCTAG
- the LOC108887189 gene encoding beta-1,3-galactosyltransferase 2 isoform X2, which produces MGGLETGSGVNGLKRQLVESSHHQKKPLFHIWFKFLLLLCLVLFGLGYTLSSSSVSMWQTFPLYEHYYRIFNWTSKVNAPPSYYVHPKHRVKQNEIHENMQPLSILPTVAPSGTQYHQGYPRNYHFIMDNPEVCKTNTPFLVLMVPVAPNNREARDAIRQTWGKDTVVQGEVVLTLFMLGLPGGADAGQQKEKLNQENLEHHDLIQSDFMDTYLNLTIKTMVIMDWLATRCPTAAYAMKIDSDMFLNIDNLVTMLQKPGIPKLNYLTGMLMWNRPVVRTKSSKWYVSEELYPDPTYPTYTLGMGYVFSNDLPEKFVQVSKSIKPFNIEDAYIGMCMKKLGLAPTSPPNPSQFKAYNTKYNRCEYSKVITYILGSSQELIKYWTDLKKPEPPC; this is translated from the exons ATGGGGGGTCTAGAAACTGGTTCAGGAGTTAATGGGCTGAAAAG ACAACTTGTCGAGAGTTCACATCATCAGAAGAAGCCTTTGTTTCATATTTGGTTCAAGTTCCTGCTCCTGCTTTGTCTCGTACTCTTTGGCTTGGGTTATACTCTGTCAAGCAGCTCTGTGTCAATGTGGCAGACGTTTCCACTCTATGAGCACTACTACAGGATTTTCAATTGGACCAGTAAAGTTAACGCTCCTCCTTCTTATTACGTTCATCCAAAACACAGggttaaacaaaatgaaatccaTGAAAACATGCAACCACTTTCTATACTACCTACTGTAGCACCTTCAGGTACTCAGTACCACCAAGGCTACCCACGCAACTACCACTTTATTATGGATAACCCAGAGGTGTGTAAAACCAACACCCCTTTCCTGGTCCTGATGGTTCCAGTCGCACCAAATAACAGGGAAGCTCGGGACGCCATCAGGCAGACATGGGGCAAAGACACTGTGGTTCAGGGCGAGGTGGTGCTCACTCTGTTCATGCTGGGCCTCCCTGGAGGAGCTGATGCTGGGCAGCAAAAGGAGAAGCTCAACCAGGAGAATCTTGAGCACCACGATCTGATCCAGAGTGACTTCATGGACACTTACCTCAATCTGACCATCAAAACCATGGTGATCATGGACTGGCTGGCAACCCGCTGCCCTACAGCAGCATACGCCATGAAGATTGATTCTGACATGTTCTTGAACATTGACAATCTGGTCACTATGCTGCAGAAGCCAGGCATTCCTAAGCTGAACTACCTGACAGGGATGCTTATGTGGAACAGGCCGGTTGTCCGTACAAAGAGCTCTAAGTGGTATGTCTCTGAGGAGTTGTACCCAGATCCCACGTACCCGACCTACACTCTCGGCATGGGATATGTCTTCTCCAATGATCTCCCAGAGAAATTTGTGCAGGTCTCAAAATCAATCAAACCCTTTAATATAGAGGATGCTTATATTGGAATGTGCATGAAAAAGTTGGGACTTGCACCAACATCACCGCCAAATCCCTCCCAGTTCAAGGCTTATAACACCAAATACAATCGCTGTGAATACTCCAAGGTCATCACCTACATTCTTGGTTCTTCACAAGAGTTGATAAAATACTGGACAGACTTGAAGAAGCCTGAACCACCTTGTTAG
- the LOC108887186 gene encoding zinc finger protein GLIS2 isoform X1, with product MLSLDEPLDLKLPSGRTDGPVRLGKRAYPSSICAPLSTTRPRLLCTTFPSPPSSPDSQSSSQERPGSCFTPPAMDLSLSPSSRHTSSLSPSPSSPSSPSPSSPLESPHSSSSPQPHLFSREAARHQGVEGGASPQGYPFYLPIGSPPRGYSFPSSMFIGQNREKQVSPEPSLDGQLACRWMKCHLLFDSLQDLVDHINDFHVKPEKDSGYCCQWEGCARNGRGFNARYKMLIHIRTHTNEKPHHCPTCNKSFSRLENLKIHTRSHTGEKPYICPYEGCSKRYSNSSDRFKHTRTHYVDKPYYCKMAGCLKRYTDPSSLRKHIKAHGHFVAQEQGAPSRLGSGLGVPGHQSVAELPSVGGAHIIIPGAAAALLGGLGTSLPLSAFCHARAMGHHGAPLFSVGGGSGMGPLGLSDSPLLHFGLSAASMLGLGALGGLRRMAGKEMEGEEEEEEGEEGEVLNLSAGVVPPRRSDPLSWVVVPPRALLLKPAVVS from the exons ATGCTGTCATTGGACGAGCCGCTGGATTTGAAGCTTCCCTCAGGACGGACAGATGGTCCAGTGAGATTGGGAAAGAGGGCATATCCTTCCTCTATCTGTGCCCCCCTCAGCACCACACGACCACGCCTGCTATGTACCACCTTTCCTTCACCGCCCTCCTCCCCAG ATTCCCAGTCTTCCTCTCAAGAGCGACCCGGGTCCTGCTTCACTCCTCCGGCCATGGACCTCAGCCTGTCCCCCTCCTCCCGccacacctcctccctctccccatctccttcctccccctcttccccctctccttcctcgccCCTGGAATCccctcacagcagcagcagccctcaGCCACATCTGTTCTCCAGG GAGGCAGCTCGTCATCAAGGTGTGGAGGGCGGAGCTTCCCCGCAGGGTTATCCGTTTTATCTGCCGATCGGAAGCCCACCGAGGGGCTACAGCTTCCCCTCCTCCATGTTCATCGGgcagaacagagaaaagcaagTTTCACCAGAGCCCTCACTGGACGGTCAGCTGGCCTGCCGCTGGATGAAG TGCCACCTGCTGTTCGACTCGCTGCAGGACTTGGTGGACCACATCAATGACTTCCACGTCAAACCTGAAAAGGATTCTGGGTACTGCTGCCAGTGGGAGGGCTGTGCTCGAAACGGGAGGGGCTTCAATGCCAG ATATAAAATGCTGATTCACATCCGCACACATACCAATGAAAAGCCGCACCATTGTCCTACCTGTAACAAGAGCTTCTCACGTCTGGAGAACCTGAAGATACACACCCGctcacacacag GAGAAAAACCCTACATCTGCCCGTATGAAGGCTGCAGCAAACGTTACTCCAACTCTAGCGACCGCTTCAAACACACCCGCACCCACTATGTTGACAAGCCTTACTACTGCAAGATGGCAGGCTGCCTGAAGCGCTACACAGATCCCAGCTCCCTACGCAAGCACATCAAAGCCCATGGGCACTTTGTTGCCCAGGAACAAGGTGCTCCGAGCAGGCTGGGGTCGGGGCTGGGCGTCCCCGGGCACCAGAGCGTCGCTGAACTTCCCTCTGTAGGCGGAGCCCACATTATCAtacctggagctgctgcagctcttcttGGGGGTCTTGGgacctctctgcctctttctgctTTCTGCCACGCCAGAGCTATGGGGCACCATGGGGCACCACTCTTTTCTGTTGGAGGCGGCAGCGGCATGGGGCCCCTAGGTCTCTCGGACTCCCCTCTGTTACACTTTGGACTTTCAGCTGCTTCGATGTTAGGGCTGGGAGCTCTGGGAGGTTTGCGGCGGATGGCGGGAAAGGAGATGGAAggcgaagaagaagaagaggaaggagaggagggggaggtgcTGAACCTGTCTGCAGGGGTGGTGCCGCCCAGACGCAGTGACCCTTTGTCCTGGGTGGTTGTTCCCCCGAGGGCGCTCCTCCTCAAACCAGCTGTTGTCAGCTAG